A single window of Ictalurus punctatus breed USDA103 chromosome 27, Coco_2.0, whole genome shotgun sequence DNA harbors:
- the mala.2 gene encoding myelin and lymphocyte protein, with protein sequence MASVAMLPSGMAICCSLPDILFLPELVFGGLVWILVACTYIFPANPQAYVMAVSLFCFCMSFIWMMVFLCGGHHNRSSWATADVLYHGLAAMLYLSASVFLALITIGYGTTLSVLQSSGSDQDKIDGILKIYRLDISAVVFSFITTLLYTIHTIFSGIRWKIF encoded by the exons atgGCGAGTGTTGCAATGCTGCCAAGTGGAATGGCAATCTGCTGCTCCCTTCCTGACATCCTCTTCCTACCTGAGCTC gtgtttgGAGGCTTGGTGTGGATTTTAGTAGCGTGTACGTACATCTTTCCTGCTAACCCTCAGGCGTACGTCATGGCTGTGTCGTTGTTCTGCTTCTGCATGAGCTTCATCTGGATGATGGTGTTCCTGTGTGGAGGTCATCACAACCGATCCTCCTGGGCTACTGCT gacgtGTTGTATCATGGTTTAGCTGCTATGCTGTATCTCAGTGCCTCAGTCTTCCTCGCCCTTATCACCATCGGTTATGGAACTACTCTCTCGGTTCTTCAGTCGTCTGGCAGTGATCAAGACAAAATCGATGGCATACTAAAAATCTACAGACTGGACATCTCTGCTGTG GTGTTCTCCTTCATCACCACACTACTGTACACCATCCACACCATCTTCTCTGGCATCCGCTGGAAGATTTTTTAA
- the pgap4 gene encoding transmembrane protein 246 isoform X1 — protein sequence MTFFKSTARGVKCKMKCVESKQNTLRFLKRQKEDGRTSSQDLRSQETDRALVTQMRRWRAVVLQRLRWSSHVTRVLVVCVLTFGVLLPLCCHRALYSYYFLKSWYLGQRSEEVLRRSYVDGQEALAYWRDVVVGGAVQGDVSERPELLVTVVTARRIDGLQYHYLLQVMRRLDILLQGCGDAPCAAVLVCDVESGPQENEDAVLVEKRFRVVRRGKGVDQDVNVFEKEKRDYVFCLRQSVETMKPRNVVVLEDDALAGADFFSIIRDVLSRRFISHSLYVKLYHPERLQRYWNPELYRILEWVGLGVFGASLILLFLGFFPRFSPPFSVPLFLFLVAYIMVGAELIGRHYLLELRRISPQLYAVSPATECCTPAMLFPGNMSSRVAELLDAATCKRGHAKDMVLYRHAGSAHSLEPNAVQHIGAFSSVRVNPLNPQLL from the exons ATGACATTCTTCAAATCAA ctGCCCGAGGAGTAAAGTGCAAAATGAAGTGCGTGGAGTCGAAACAAAATACTCTGAGGTTCCTTAAAAG ACAAAAAGAAGATGGCAGAACATCATCCCAGGATCTGAGGTCCCAGGAAACAGACAG agcaCTGGTCACACAGATGCGTCGATGGagagctgtagtgctgcagCGTCTGCGCTGGTCGAGTCATGTGACCCGGGTGctggtggtgtgtgtgctgACGTTTGGCGTGCTCCTGCCCCTGTGCTGCCATCGCGCTCTCTACTCCTACTACTTCCTGAAATCCTGGTACCTGGGGCAGAGGAGTGAGGAGGTCCTGAGGCGGAGCTACGTGGACGGGCAGGAGGCGCTCGCATACTGGCGGGATGTGGTGGTGGGTGGAGCCGTGCAGGGGGACGTCTCTGAGCGGCCGGAGCTGCTGGTGACAGTGGTGACGGCGCGCAGGATTGATGGGCTGCAGTATCACTACCTGCTGCAGGTGATGCGGCGGTTGGACATCCTCCTGCAGGGATGTGGCGACGCCCCTTGTGCAGCCGTGCTGGTGTGTGACGTTGAAAGCGGTCCCCAGGAGAACGAGGACGCGGTGCTGGTGGAGAAGCGGTTCCGCGTGGTGAGGCGGGGGAAGGGTGTGGACCAGGACGTGAACGTGTtcgagaaggagaagagagattACGTGTTCTGTCTGCGTCAGAGTGTGGAGACGATGAAGCCGAGGAacgtggtggtgctggaggacGACGCTCTGGCCGGCGCCGACTTCTTCTCCATCATCCGCGATGTACTCAGCCGCAGGTTCATTTCACACTCGCTGTATGTGAAATTATATCACCCCGAGCGGCTGCAGCGCTACTGGAACCCAGAGTTGTACCGAATCCTGGAGTGGGTGGGGCTCGGCGTGTTTGGGGCGTCGCTGATTCTTCTCTTTCTGGGCTTCTTCCCTCGATTCTCTCCGCCCTTCTCTGtgcctctcttcctcttcctggtGGCCTACATCATGGTGGGGGCGGAGCTTATAGGGCGACACTACCTGCTGGAGCTGAGGCGCATCTCTCCGCAGCTGTACGCCGTGTCTCCGGCCACCGAGTGCTGCACGCCCGCCATGCTGTTCCCGGGGAACATGTCCTCCCGCGTCGCCGAGCTGCTGGACGCCGCCACGTGCAAGAGGGGACACGCCAAGGACATGGTGCTGTACCGCCATGCAGGCTCTGCCCACAGTCTCGAACCCAACGCCGTACAGCACATTGGGGCATTTTCCTCCGTCAGAGTAAATCCTCTGAACCCACAACTCCTCTGA
- the pgap4 gene encoding transmembrane protein 246 isoform X2 — MKCVESKQNTLRFLKRQKEDGRTSSQDLRSQETDRALVTQMRRWRAVVLQRLRWSSHVTRVLVVCVLTFGVLLPLCCHRALYSYYFLKSWYLGQRSEEVLRRSYVDGQEALAYWRDVVVGGAVQGDVSERPELLVTVVTARRIDGLQYHYLLQVMRRLDILLQGCGDAPCAAVLVCDVESGPQENEDAVLVEKRFRVVRRGKGVDQDVNVFEKEKRDYVFCLRQSVETMKPRNVVVLEDDALAGADFFSIIRDVLSRRFISHSLYVKLYHPERLQRYWNPELYRILEWVGLGVFGASLILLFLGFFPRFSPPFSVPLFLFLVAYIMVGAELIGRHYLLELRRISPQLYAVSPATECCTPAMLFPGNMSSRVAELLDAATCKRGHAKDMVLYRHAGSAHSLEPNAVQHIGAFSSVRVNPLNPQLL; from the exons ATGAAGTGCGTGGAGTCGAAACAAAATACTCTGAGGTTCCTTAAAAG ACAAAAAGAAGATGGCAGAACATCATCCCAGGATCTGAGGTCCCAGGAAACAGACAG agcaCTGGTCACACAGATGCGTCGATGGagagctgtagtgctgcagCGTCTGCGCTGGTCGAGTCATGTGACCCGGGTGctggtggtgtgtgtgctgACGTTTGGCGTGCTCCTGCCCCTGTGCTGCCATCGCGCTCTCTACTCCTACTACTTCCTGAAATCCTGGTACCTGGGGCAGAGGAGTGAGGAGGTCCTGAGGCGGAGCTACGTGGACGGGCAGGAGGCGCTCGCATACTGGCGGGATGTGGTGGTGGGTGGAGCCGTGCAGGGGGACGTCTCTGAGCGGCCGGAGCTGCTGGTGACAGTGGTGACGGCGCGCAGGATTGATGGGCTGCAGTATCACTACCTGCTGCAGGTGATGCGGCGGTTGGACATCCTCCTGCAGGGATGTGGCGACGCCCCTTGTGCAGCCGTGCTGGTGTGTGACGTTGAAAGCGGTCCCCAGGAGAACGAGGACGCGGTGCTGGTGGAGAAGCGGTTCCGCGTGGTGAGGCGGGGGAAGGGTGTGGACCAGGACGTGAACGTGTtcgagaaggagaagagagattACGTGTTCTGTCTGCGTCAGAGTGTGGAGACGATGAAGCCGAGGAacgtggtggtgctggaggacGACGCTCTGGCCGGCGCCGACTTCTTCTCCATCATCCGCGATGTACTCAGCCGCAGGTTCATTTCACACTCGCTGTATGTGAAATTATATCACCCCGAGCGGCTGCAGCGCTACTGGAACCCAGAGTTGTACCGAATCCTGGAGTGGGTGGGGCTCGGCGTGTTTGGGGCGTCGCTGATTCTTCTCTTTCTGGGCTTCTTCCCTCGATTCTCTCCGCCCTTCTCTGtgcctctcttcctcttcctggtGGCCTACATCATGGTGGGGGCGGAGCTTATAGGGCGACACTACCTGCTGGAGCTGAGGCGCATCTCTCCGCAGCTGTACGCCGTGTCTCCGGCCACCGAGTGCTGCACGCCCGCCATGCTGTTCCCGGGGAACATGTCCTCCCGCGTCGCCGAGCTGCTGGACGCCGCCACGTGCAAGAGGGGACACGCCAAGGACATGGTGCTGTACCGCCATGCAGGCTCTGCCCACAGTCTCGAACCCAACGCCGTACAGCACATTGGGGCATTTTCCTCCGTCAGAGTAAATCCTCTGAACCCACAACTCCTCTGA
- the pgap4 gene encoding transmembrane protein 246 isoform X3, which produces MRRWRAVVLQRLRWSSHVTRVLVVCVLTFGVLLPLCCHRALYSYYFLKSWYLGQRSEEVLRRSYVDGQEALAYWRDVVVGGAVQGDVSERPELLVTVVTARRIDGLQYHYLLQVMRRLDILLQGCGDAPCAAVLVCDVESGPQENEDAVLVEKRFRVVRRGKGVDQDVNVFEKEKRDYVFCLRQSVETMKPRNVVVLEDDALAGADFFSIIRDVLSRRFISHSLYVKLYHPERLQRYWNPELYRILEWVGLGVFGASLILLFLGFFPRFSPPFSVPLFLFLVAYIMVGAELIGRHYLLELRRISPQLYAVSPATECCTPAMLFPGNMSSRVAELLDAATCKRGHAKDMVLYRHAGSAHSLEPNAVQHIGAFSSVRVNPLNPQLL; this is translated from the coding sequence ATGCGTCGATGGagagctgtagtgctgcagCGTCTGCGCTGGTCGAGTCATGTGACCCGGGTGctggtggtgtgtgtgctgACGTTTGGCGTGCTCCTGCCCCTGTGCTGCCATCGCGCTCTCTACTCCTACTACTTCCTGAAATCCTGGTACCTGGGGCAGAGGAGTGAGGAGGTCCTGAGGCGGAGCTACGTGGACGGGCAGGAGGCGCTCGCATACTGGCGGGATGTGGTGGTGGGTGGAGCCGTGCAGGGGGACGTCTCTGAGCGGCCGGAGCTGCTGGTGACAGTGGTGACGGCGCGCAGGATTGATGGGCTGCAGTATCACTACCTGCTGCAGGTGATGCGGCGGTTGGACATCCTCCTGCAGGGATGTGGCGACGCCCCTTGTGCAGCCGTGCTGGTGTGTGACGTTGAAAGCGGTCCCCAGGAGAACGAGGACGCGGTGCTGGTGGAGAAGCGGTTCCGCGTGGTGAGGCGGGGGAAGGGTGTGGACCAGGACGTGAACGTGTtcgagaaggagaagagagattACGTGTTCTGTCTGCGTCAGAGTGTGGAGACGATGAAGCCGAGGAacgtggtggtgctggaggacGACGCTCTGGCCGGCGCCGACTTCTTCTCCATCATCCGCGATGTACTCAGCCGCAGGTTCATTTCACACTCGCTGTATGTGAAATTATATCACCCCGAGCGGCTGCAGCGCTACTGGAACCCAGAGTTGTACCGAATCCTGGAGTGGGTGGGGCTCGGCGTGTTTGGGGCGTCGCTGATTCTTCTCTTTCTGGGCTTCTTCCCTCGATTCTCTCCGCCCTTCTCTGtgcctctcttcctcttcctggtGGCCTACATCATGGTGGGGGCGGAGCTTATAGGGCGACACTACCTGCTGGAGCTGAGGCGCATCTCTCCGCAGCTGTACGCCGTGTCTCCGGCCACCGAGTGCTGCACGCCCGCCATGCTGTTCCCGGGGAACATGTCCTCCCGCGTCGCCGAGCTGCTGGACGCCGCCACGTGCAAGAGGGGACACGCCAAGGACATGGTGCTGTACCGCCATGCAGGCTCTGCCCACAGTCTCGAACCCAACGCCGTACAGCACATTGGGGCATTTTCCTCCGTCAGAGTAAATCCTCTGAACCCACAACTCCTCTGA